Genomic window (Pradoshia sp. D12):
GACCATAGACTTCTAAAGCTCATGAAAGAAAAACACCTATCGGAAACATTGTTTAGGGGAAATTTTGGCCTTGAAAAAGAAAATAATAGGGTTCATAAAAATGGGACATTAGCTTTAACACCACACCCGTCTTCATTCGGTGACAGAGCAAAGCACCCGTACATTACAACCGACTTTTCTGAGTCTCAGATAGAGATGGTGACTCCGGTGTTCCCGACGATTGATGAGGCGTTTGAGTTTCTGGAAAATATACATGATATTGTGAGTTTAGAATTATCTAAGCAAGGAGAATACTTATGGCCAGGCAGTAATCCTCCTATTCTTCCCGATGAATGCTTGATTCCAATCGCCAAGCTGGAAAACGATCAGGAGACCGAGTACCGATATAAACTTGCACAGAAATACGGAAGAAAAAAGCAATTAATAAGCGGTATCCATTACAATTTCTCGTTCTCTGACGAACTATTGCACGTATTGTATGATGAACAATCCAGCCATAAAACATATAAAGAGTTTAAAAATGATATTTATTTAAAAATCAGCCGTAATTTTAACCGCTATCGAGATTTATTGGTTGATGTGACTGGGGCCAGTCCAGTGTTTCATAATACTTATAACCAAGACTGCGTCTTAAGGGCAGAGCAATTAAATCAAGGAAGTTATTATCTCCCTCAAGTTCATTCATTTAGAAACAGCGTATGTGGTTATAAAAATCGAAAGGACTACCAGGTTTCCTATCAATCAGTTGAAGAATATGTTGAGGATATTCACAATTTGATTCAGAAACATGAATTGTTGAGCGCAAAAGAATATTATCATACGCTCCGCTTGAAGGCAGGTGCTGGTGAAGATCCCCTGCAAGGTCTTTTAGATAAAGGGATTCAATATATTGAGATTCGGTTGTTAGATTTGAACCCTCTGTTTAAAATCGGTACAAGTAAAGAGAATCTCTATTTCATTCACTTATTTATTTTGTATATGCTTCTGCTTGAAGAAGAGGAAAAGACCGATTTGAATTATTTATCCATCATAGCTGAAATGAAGGAAATGGCACGAGAATTATCTCTAGCTGATAAATACATCCATATACTGGTCGAAGTTGAAAATATGCTAATTGATCCGGAACTCTCTTATGCAGCAAGAATAAAGGAAGGTATAAAGCAGTCATCCTACGAATTGTTTCATATGAAACATTCTTTTGATTATTTACACGAAAGTGAAAAACATTCATTCACTTTATTGGGATATGAGGATATGGAGCTTTCAACGCAAATTTTAATTAAAGATGCTATTAAAAGAGGAATAGGAATCGAGATTGTTGATCGAGATGAAAACTTTATTGCTTTATCTGATGGGAAGAAAACAGAGTATGTGAAGCAGGCGACCAAAACATCGCTCGATTCATACAGTACTGTTTTGGTTATGGAGAATAAGCTTGTTACGAAGAAGATTCTTCGAAATGCTGGGATGAGAGTTCCGAATGGAGGGGCTTATCAATCTCTAGAGGAAGCAGTTATGGATTATGAGAAATATAAGGCCAAGCAAATTGTAATCAAGCCGAAATCAACAAATTTTGGTTTGGGAATTACGATTTTCAAAGATTCATTTTCAAAAGAGGACTATGAAAAAGCATTAGGGATGGCTTTTCTTCATGATCGTACTGTGTTGGTTGAGGAATTCCTCAGTGGAAAGGAATATCGGTTTCTTGTAATGGGAGATGAAGTGACAGGGATCCTTCATCGTGTCCCAGCCAATGTGAAAGGTGATGGACAATCCAGTATTGCTGAATTGGTTACAGCGAAAAATAAAGATCCTTTACGGGGAAAGGGCTATAAAACACCCTTGGAGAAGATTCAGTTAGGGGAAAGTGAAGCACTTTTCCTAAAGGGACAGGGAAAGGATTTCGATTATATCCCGGCGGAAGGAGAGCTTGTTTATTTAAGAGAGAATTCTAATATCAGCACTGGCGGGGATAGTCTAGATCTTACTGATGCTATATCAGGGAGCTATAAGGAATTGGCCATTCAAGCTGCAAAAGCTGCTGGTGCTACAATCTGTGGAGTCGATATGATGATTGATGATCCGACTGCCAATGTCAGTGAACAAAATTATGGAATTATCGAACTTAATTTTAATCCTGCGATCCATATTCATTGTTATCCTTACAAAGGAGAAAATAGAAGAGCAGGGGAGCGAATTCTTCAATTACTTTTTGGGAAGTAAAAAGCGGCCGCAACAGGTTTAGTAATATCTGTTGCGGCCTTTTGCTAAATATAAGAAAATAAACTCCTGCCATATTGATTTAGGCAGTCATGCTGAGACAAGCATCAGCGCATTTGAAGCAAGCCCCGGCACATTTTTGGCAATGGTCATGATCGTGCTTTTGACATTCCTCGCCGCAAGCTTTACAAATCACTGCACAAAGATTACAGATTTCTTTTGCAAAAGGACTGTTAGATTGCATTGATTTAACCGCCAATGCACAAATGTCCGCGCATTCTCGATCCAGGCGGATGCAATCTGCCATCATCTTCATATAATCCTCTTCTAAGCAAGCATCGAAACATACATTACAAGCATCTATACATTCAATACAGGCATCTATACAGACTTGGTACATGTCTTTATTCATAAAAAAACCTCCTCATTAAAAATGGTTATATCCCTATCTATTCACATTCCCTTGCTGGAAGGGAATAAACTCAATATGGATGTTGACGTTCGCTAATCTCATTAAAATATCTAAAATGCTTTGACTCTAACGTTACGTCATCATTTACGATATAGGAAGGGAGGGGTGAGAGAGGTGTATAAGATAAAGGAAGTCTCCGAGCTTGCTGGAGTCAGTGTTAGAACTTTACATTATTATGATGAAATTGATCTGTTAAAACCAGCTCATATTGAGGAGAATGGATATCGTTTATATAATGAGGGAAATTTAGCACGCCTTCAGCAAATATTATTTTTTAAAGAAATGGACTTACCGCTAAATAAGATCAAAGCTATTCTGGATGATCCCCAATTTGACCACTTGGATTCCTTGATGAAACATAAAAAGGTTCTGGAGGAAAAGCAGAAGCGGCTGGAGAAAATTATTCAATCCATAGATCAGACCGCCCAGGCAATTAAAGGAGGAAGGAAAATGTCAAGGCAGGATATGTTCGAGCCATTTGATATGAGTAGAGTTGAAGCACATCTAAAAAAGTATGAAAAAGAAGTTAAGGAAAAGTATGCAGACACGGAGGCATTTCGCCAATCCCAGCAAAAAACAAATGGCTATCAAGCAGATGATTGGAAGGCAATTGAAATAGAAAGACAACAAATTTATCAGTCTTTAGCTGAATTAATGGACCGGGATCCTGCGGATAGTGAGGTTCAACAAATCGTCCATGAATGGCGAATGCATATTTGTAAACATTTTTATAATTGCACACCGGAAATATTTAAAGGGCTTGGCGAGATGTATATTTCTGACAAACGTTTTACTGATAATATCGATAGTACAAAGCCGGGGCTTGCCCGATATTTACATGATGCTATTCAAATCTATTGCCGCTAATTAAATAGAATGACGTATAGGTGCCTGAAAAGATAGGCACCTATTTTTTATAAAATTTAAAAATCTTATTTTGCTATATATTTTTGTTGATGTTTCCTAAAAATGTTGTATAATAATCTGAGTTTGGTAGTAAACATTAAGTTTGATAATAATAAACTTTCTCTAGTTAGAGTTTACTTATAATAAACGAAATTGAGGTCATACCATGTTAATGGAAATCGGAAGCAAAATTAAAAATTTAAGATTAAAAAAAGGTCTGACTCAAGAAGAACTTGGTGAAAGAACAGATTTAAGTAAAGGGTATATTTCACAACTTGAAAGAGGTCTCAGTTCACCATCTATCGAAACATTCTTCGATATACTCGAGGTTCTCGGCTGTACCCCAAAGCAATTTTTTGATGAGGAAGAACGTGAACAAAAAGTAGTATACGGAAAAAATGATACGACAGATTTTATAGATGAAGATCGGGGTTATCAAATCCAATGGCTTGTTCCAGAATCAAATGAAAAAGAAATGGAACCCATATTGCTTACATTGCAGGAAAAGGGAGAGTTCAAAAAATTTGAGCCCTCACTTTCAGAGACATTTGGCTATGTATTAAAAGGGAGAATCATGATAACACTCGGCAGAAGGACATACTTTGCCAAGGCAGGAGAAGCAATTTATTTTAACGCAACCGAAGAACATCAGATAATTAATGATTTCAACGGGATTTCAGAATTATTGCTTGTAGCGACGGATTCTTATCTATAATTAATATCCACAAGAAGGAGTAATGAACATGAATGATCATACAATTATTCGTTTTGAGAACGTCACGAAGCAATATGATGACGATCCAGCGGTATTAAATGATGTTAGCTTTGAAATTGAAAGAGGGAAATTCTATACACTCTTAGGACCATCAGGTTGCGGAAAAACGACGATTCTCCGCTTAATTGCCGGATTTATGCAGCCCTCTGAAGGAAAGATTTACTTTAACGGTAAATTAATAAATAATGTCCCGGCCAATGAGCGCCAGGTAAATACAGTATTCCAGGATTACGCCCTATTTCCACATCTAAATGTATTTGAAAATGTTGCATTTGGTTTACGCATTAAAAAAATGAAAAATGCAGACATTGCCAAGAAAGTGACAGAAGCATTACGCTTTGTTAACCTGGCTGGTTATGAAAACCGTGAAATTAAAGAAATGTCCGGTGGACAGCGTCAACGTGTAGCCATTGCCCGTGCGATTGTAAACGAACCGGAAGTAATCTTACTTGATGAACCTTTATCGGCGCTCGATTTAAAGCTTCGTACTGAAATGCAATATGAATTGCGTGAGCTTCAACGCCGCCTTGGTATTACCTTCATCTTTGTTACGCATGACCAAGAAGAAGCATTGGCGATGAGTGATGAGATTTTTGTTTTGAACAAAGGCAGAATTCAGCAAAGCGGTACGCCAACTGATATCTATGATGAGCCTGTTAACCGATTCGTCGCAGACTTTATCGGAGAATCCAATATTGTTCCCGGTAGAATGATTGCCGACTATATAGTAGAATTTGCAGATAAACGTTTTGACTGCGTAGACGGCGGTTTCAGAGAAAATGAGTCTGTAGAAGTGGTAATCCGTCCTGAGGATTTAGAGATTACTACACTCGAACAAGGAAAAATGCAGGTACGCGTTGATTCCCAATTATTCCGTGGTGTTCACTATGAAATTTGCTGTTTTGATGAAGCAGGTAATGAGTGGCTAGTACACTCTACGAAAAAAGCGGTTGTTGGGGAAGAAATTGGGTTGAGTTTTGATGAAGAAGCCATTCATGTCATGCTGCCGGGGGAAACGGAAGAAGAATTCGATAAACGCTTAGAAGCATATAATGAGGCCGGCCATGAAGAATAAAGCGAAAACTCTCTATCTGATTCCATACTCTATTTGGATTGCATTGTTTGTTGTATTCCCGATTATCCTGGTTGTCTATTACTCCTTTATTGGGATTGACGGCCAATTCACGTTGGATAATTACAGCAACTTCTTTACACCAGTCTATTTGAAAATGACATTAAGTTCGTTTTGGTATGCTTTCTTAGTTACAGTTATTTCTTTATTAATTGCATACCCAACGGCATTTTTATTAACGAAAACAAAGCATAAGCAATTATGGCTCTTATTAATTATCTTACCAACCTGGATTAATCTACTTTTAAAAGCATATGCCTTTATTGGTATTTTTGGCACATATGGTGCTGCCAACGCCTTTTTAGAGGTTTTTGGAATAGGAACAAAGCAAATTCTATTTACTGATTTTAGTTTCATCTTTGTTTCTACCTATATATTTATACCGTTTATGCTATTGCCAATTTACAATGCGCTAGAGGAAATGAACCAATCCTATGTAGATGCAGCCAGTGATCTTGGAGCATCCAAATGGATGACTTTCCGCCGTGTCATTTTCCCTCTGACACTCGACGGAGTGAAATCAGGTGCACAGGCTGTCTTTATCCCAGCCCTGTCATTGTTTATGATTACTCGTTTGATTGCAGGTAACCGAGTGATTACATTGGGAACAGCAATTGAACAGCATTTTCTCGTTACGCAAGATTGGGGAATGGGAGCTACGATAGCGGTATTCCTAATTATCGCAATGGCATTAATCATGATTCTGACAGGCAGAAGAAAGTGAGGGATGGACAATGAAAAAGAAATTTAAGCTATCAAATCTATATCTAATCTTAGTGTTTGCCATCCTTTATGCACCAATTTTCTATCTGATGTTCTATTCATTTAACAGCGGCGGAAAAATGCATGGCTTTGATGGTTTTACGCTGCAATGGTATAAAGAAGTATTCGCCGATACGCGATTGCTTATTATTGTGTTGAATACACTGGTTATTGCTCTGCTTTCAGCTACAATTTCTACAGTGATTGGTGTTTTTGGAGCACTGGCCATACATGAGGTACGCAAGAGAAGGACGAAAAATACATTACTTTCCTTGAACAATGTTTTGATTGTAAGCCCTGATGTCATTATTGGTGCTTCCTTCTTAATTATGTTCACCATTATTGGGATTAAACTTGGCTTTATGTCCGTTCTTTTATCCCATATTGCTTTCAGTGTTCCGATTGTTGTAATTATGGTATTGCCTAAACTTCAGGAAATGAGCCCGACATTGATCGATGCGGCTCGTGACTTGGGGGCGAGCCAGTGGAATGTGCTGACAAAGGTTATTCTGCCTTACATCACATCCGGTATTTTTGCTGGTTTCTTTATGGCATTGACCTATTCACTGGATGATTTTGCCGTAACCTTCTTCGTGACAGGGAATGGATTCTCCACACTATCCGTAGAAATCTACTCCATGGCTCGTCAAGGTATATCGTTAACGATTAATGCATTATCAACCTTGCTATTCTTATTTACAATTTTATTGGTTATTGGATATTACTTTATTACACAAAGAAGCACCAAGCCGCGAATGGGGGTTAAGGAATGAGCAAGCTAACCCGTACCCTGATTCTGATTTTGGTTGTATCATTCGGCCTTTTATATTTGATCAATCGATTAAATGCACATGAAGGATATGCCGGAGATAATACCTTAACGGTTTACAACTGGGGAGATTATATCGATACGGATTTAATTGAAAAATTTGAAGAGGAAACAGGCATTAAAGTCATATACCAAACCTTCGATTCAAACGAAGCGATGATGACGAAAATCGAACAGGGCGGTACGTCCTATGATGTAGCTGTTCCTTCAGAATATGCAATCAGCAAAATGAAGGAAGAAAACCTGTTGATTGAAATAGATCACGATAAAATACCAAATTTAAAGCACATTGATTCTCGCTTCCTAGACCTTTCCTTTGATAAGGGAAATAAGTATTCCATTCCATATTTTTGGGGAACAGTCGGAATTGCTTATAATACAAAGCTCCTTCCGAATAAAGAATTCAAAAGCTGGAATGATTTATGGGACGAAGAATTAGAAAATAAAATCTTGCTTGTTGATGGTGCTCGTGAAGTCATTGGAATGGGATTGAATAGCCTTCATTATTCATTAAATGACACGAATGAAGAGCATTTGCAGGAAGCTAAGGATAAATTAGATACATTAACTCCGAACATTAAAGCAATCGT
Coding sequences:
- a CDS encoding MerR family transcriptional regulator gives rise to the protein MYKIKEVSELAGVSVRTLHYYDEIDLLKPAHIEENGYRLYNEGNLARLQQILFFKEMDLPLNKIKAILDDPQFDHLDSLMKHKKVLEEKQKRLEKIIQSIDQTAQAIKGGRKMSRQDMFEPFDMSRVEAHLKKYEKEVKEKYADTEAFRQSQQKTNGYQADDWKAIEIERQQIYQSLAELMDRDPADSEVQQIVHEWRMHICKHFYNCTPEIFKGLGEMYISDKRFTDNIDSTKPGLARYLHDAIQIYCR
- a CDS encoding ABC transporter substrate-binding protein: MSKLTRTLILILVVSFGLLYLINRLNAHEGYAGDNTLTVYNWGDYIDTDLIEKFEEETGIKVIYQTFDSNEAMMTKIEQGGTSYDVAVPSEYAISKMKEENLLIEIDHDKIPNLKHIDSRFLDLSFDKGNKYSIPYFWGTVGIAYNTKLLPNKEFKSWNDLWDEELENKILLVDGAREVIGMGLNSLHYSLNDTNEEHLQEAKDKLDTLTPNIKAIVGDEIKMLLAQEEAAVGLVWSGDAADIMWDNENIDYVVPEEGSNLWFDNMVIPKTSKNVDGAHQFINFMLDPENAAQNADYVGYSTPNNAALEILGEEVSGDERFYPPAELTDRLEVYDNLGKKMLAHYNELFLEFKMHKK
- a CDS encoding ABC transporter ATP-binding protein, encoding MNDHTIIRFENVTKQYDDDPAVLNDVSFEIERGKFYTLLGPSGCGKTTILRLIAGFMQPSEGKIYFNGKLINNVPANERQVNTVFQDYALFPHLNVFENVAFGLRIKKMKNADIAKKVTEALRFVNLAGYENREIKEMSGGQRQRVAIARAIVNEPEVILLDEPLSALDLKLRTEMQYELRELQRRLGITFIFVTHDQEEALAMSDEIFVLNKGRIQQSGTPTDIYDEPVNRFVADFIGESNIVPGRMIADYIVEFADKRFDCVDGGFRENESVEVVIRPEDLEITTLEQGKMQVRVDSQLFRGVHYEICCFDEAGNEWLVHSTKKAVVGEEIGLSFDEEAIHVMLPGETEEEFDKRLEAYNEAGHEE
- a CDS encoding ABC transporter permease — encoded protein: MKNKAKTLYLIPYSIWIALFVVFPIILVVYYSFIGIDGQFTLDNYSNFFTPVYLKMTLSSFWYAFLVTVISLLIAYPTAFLLTKTKHKQLWLLLIILPTWINLLLKAYAFIGIFGTYGAANAFLEVFGIGTKQILFTDFSFIFVSTYIFIPFMLLPIYNALEEMNQSYVDAASDLGASKWMTFRRVIFPLTLDGVKSGAQAVFIPALSLFMITRLIAGNRVITLGTAIEQHFLVTQDWGMGATIAVFLIIAMALIMILTGRRK
- a CDS encoding ABC transporter permease, translated to MKKKFKLSNLYLILVFAILYAPIFYLMFYSFNSGGKMHGFDGFTLQWYKEVFADTRLLIIVLNTLVIALLSATISTVIGVFGALAIHEVRKRRTKNTLLSLNNVLIVSPDVIIGASFLIMFTIIGIKLGFMSVLLSHIAFSVPIVVIMVLPKLQEMSPTLIDAARDLGASQWNVLTKVILPYITSGIFAGFFMALTYSLDDFAVTFFVTGNGFSTLSVEIYSMARQGISLTINALSTLLFLFTILLVIGYYFITQRSTKPRMGVKE
- the gshAB gene encoding bifunctional glutamate--cysteine ligase GshA/glutathione synthetase GshB, translated to MTNIDHRLLKLMKEKHLSETLFRGNFGLEKENNRVHKNGTLALTPHPSSFGDRAKHPYITTDFSESQIEMVTPVFPTIDEAFEFLENIHDIVSLELSKQGEYLWPGSNPPILPDECLIPIAKLENDQETEYRYKLAQKYGRKKQLISGIHYNFSFSDELLHVLYDEQSSHKTYKEFKNDIYLKISRNFNRYRDLLVDVTGASPVFHNTYNQDCVLRAEQLNQGSYYLPQVHSFRNSVCGYKNRKDYQVSYQSVEEYVEDIHNLIQKHELLSAKEYYHTLRLKAGAGEDPLQGLLDKGIQYIEIRLLDLNPLFKIGTSKENLYFIHLFILYMLLLEEEEKTDLNYLSIIAEMKEMARELSLADKYIHILVEVENMLIDPELSYAARIKEGIKQSSYELFHMKHSFDYLHESEKHSFTLLGYEDMELSTQILIKDAIKRGIGIEIVDRDENFIALSDGKKTEYVKQATKTSLDSYSTVLVMENKLVTKKILRNAGMRVPNGGAYQSLEEAVMDYEKYKAKQIVIKPKSTNFGLGITIFKDSFSKEDYEKALGMAFLHDRTVLVEEFLSGKEYRFLVMGDEVTGILHRVPANVKGDGQSSIAELVTAKNKDPLRGKGYKTPLEKIQLGESEALFLKGQGKDFDYIPAEGELVYLRENSNISTGGDSLDLTDAISGSYKELAIQAAKAAGATICGVDMMIDDPTANVSEQNYGIIELNFNPAIHIHCYPYKGENRRAGERILQLLFGK
- a CDS encoding four-helix bundle copper-binding protein; the protein is MNKDMYQVCIDACIECIDACNVCFDACLEEDYMKMMADCIRLDRECADICALAVKSMQSNSPFAKEICNLCAVICKACGEECQKHDHDHCQKCAGACFKCADACLSMTA
- a CDS encoding helix-turn-helix domain-containing protein, giving the protein MEIGSKIKNLRLKKGLTQEELGERTDLSKGYISQLERGLSSPSIETFFDILEVLGCTPKQFFDEEEREQKVVYGKNDTTDFIDEDRGYQIQWLVPESNEKEMEPILLTLQEKGEFKKFEPSLSETFGYVLKGRIMITLGRRTYFAKAGEAIYFNATEEHQIINDFNGISELLLVATDSYL